The following are encoded in a window of Magnolia sinica isolate HGM2019 chromosome 11, MsV1, whole genome shotgun sequence genomic DNA:
- the LOC131218536 gene encoding uncharacterized protein LOC131218536 — protein MSLAEPGSGTRPVLRPAGNRARVSELPGSGCKKAALKKSTLPRRLDGRVLESDGSCSSDSSGSLSSVRMADFRHRRKQNVVKSVKIVPDGVEVSPMPSSVMEKKRCGWITPNSDPLYASFHDEEWGVPVHDDRKLFELLVLSEALSELSWPTILNKRDTFRKLFDNFDPASVAKFSEKKLSLKASGGALLSEQKLRAVVENARQVLKVAEDFGSFSNYCWRFVNHKPVVNGFRYARQVPVKTPKAEAISKDMMQRGFRCVGPTIVYSFMQAAGIVNDHLSSCFRYKDCSNMNVKIDCETKVEEMEKLSKTMEQTCLLQA, from the exons ATGTCTTTGGCCGAACCGGGTTCTGGAACACGGCCGGTGCTCAGACCAGCCGGAAACAGGGCTAGGGTTTCGGAATTGCCGGGATCTGGATGCAAGAAGGCGGCTTTGAAGAAATCAACGCTTCCGAGGAGGCTCGATGGTCGGGTTCTTGAATCGGACGGCTCGTGCTCGTCGGATTCTTCTGGGAGTCTTTCCTCAGTGAGAATGGCGGATTTCCGACATAGGAGGAAGCAGAACGTGGTGAAATCTGTGAAGATCGTCCCCGACGGTGTTGAGGTGTCTCCGATGCCGTCTTCAGTTATGGAGAAGAAGAGGTGTGGCTGGATTACACCGAATTCAG ACCCATTATATGCTTCTTTCCATGATGAAGAATGGGGAGTTCCAGTCCATGATGACAGGAAGTTATTTGAATTGCTTGTTTTATCTGAAGCATTATCAGAACTGAGCTGGCCGACCATTCTTAACAAGAGAGACACTTTTAG GAAGCTGTTTGACAACTTTGACCCAGCATCCGTTGCTAAATTCAGTGAGAAGAAACTGTCATTGAAGGCAAGTGGCGGTGCATTGCTCTCTGAACAAAAGTTGCGTGCCGTCGTGGAGAATGCAAGGCAGGTGCTTAAG GTTGCAGAGGACTTTGGATCCTTCAGCAACTACTGTTGGAGATTTGTGAATCACAAGCCTGTCGTAAATGGATTCCGGTACGCACGTCAAGTGCCTGTCAAGACGCCAAAAGCTGAAGCCATAAGCAAGGACATGATGCAAAGAGGCTTCCGCTGCGTCGGGCCAACCATTGTCTATTCATTCATGCAAGCTGCAGGGATCGTCAACGACCATCTTTCTAGCTGTTTCAGATATAAAGATTGCAGCAATATGAATGTCAAAATAGATTGTGAAACCAAAGTTGAGGAGATGGAAAAGCTATCAAAAACGATGGAGCAGACATGCCTGCTACAAGCATGA